One genomic segment of Paraburkholderia phymatum STM815 includes these proteins:
- a CDS encoding acetyl-CoA hydrolase/transferase family protein, giving the protein MYEDRIRCAALRGKITSAAQAALLIDNGMRVGASGFTRAGDAKAVPVALAERARTESKPLRITLMTGASLGHGVDSLLTDAGVLARRLPFQVDNTLRKAINRGDVMFVDQHLSETVEMLRAGQLGKLDVAIIEAVAITETGGIVPTTSVGNSASFAILADKVIVEINLAQPLALEGLHDIWIPGRRPHREPLPVVRPSDRVGTTSIEIPPEKIAAIVITNKPDSPSTALPADEDTASIAGHLIEFLQHEVSHGRMPSPLPPLQAGIGTIANAVLAGFADSPFEPFSIYSEVLQDSTFDLMDAGKVTFASGASITLTEKRQAQVFGDLARYRDRLVLRPQEVSNHPEVIRRLGLIALNTALEFDIYGNVNSTHVGGTHMMNGIGGSGDFARNASCAIFATKSIAKDGAISSVVPMVPHVDHNEHDVDIVVTEIGLADLRGLAPRERASLIIDRCVHPLYRDLLRDYYRDALRFGGQTPHVLREAFAWHARFQETGSMLPEHTLTA; this is encoded by the coding sequence ATGTACGAAGACCGGATTCGTTGTGCCGCCTTGCGCGGCAAGATCACATCGGCGGCGCAGGCAGCGCTGCTGATCGACAATGGCATGCGCGTCGGCGCGAGCGGCTTTACCCGCGCGGGCGACGCGAAGGCGGTGCCTGTCGCGCTCGCCGAACGCGCGCGCACGGAAAGTAAGCCGCTGCGCATCACGCTGATGACGGGCGCCTCGCTCGGTCATGGCGTGGACAGTCTGTTGACGGATGCCGGCGTGCTCGCGCGCCGTCTGCCGTTTCAGGTCGACAACACATTGCGCAAGGCGATCAATCGCGGCGACGTGATGTTCGTCGACCAGCACCTGTCCGAGACGGTCGAAATGCTGCGCGCGGGTCAGCTCGGCAAGCTCGACGTCGCGATCATCGAAGCCGTCGCGATCACGGAGACTGGCGGCATCGTGCCGACCACATCCGTCGGCAATTCGGCGAGCTTCGCGATTCTCGCGGATAAAGTGATCGTCGAAATCAATCTGGCGCAGCCGCTGGCGCTCGAAGGGCTGCACGACATCTGGATTCCCGGCCGCCGACCGCATCGCGAGCCGCTGCCCGTCGTGCGTCCGAGCGACCGCGTCGGCACGACGTCGATCGAGATTCCGCCCGAGAAGATCGCCGCCATCGTCATCACGAACAAGCCCGACAGCCCGTCGACCGCGCTGCCCGCCGACGAAGACACGGCATCGATCGCCGGGCATCTGATCGAGTTCTTGCAGCACGAGGTCTCGCACGGACGCATGCCGTCGCCGTTGCCGCCGTTGCAGGCGGGCATCGGCACCATTGCCAACGCGGTGCTGGCCGGCTTCGCCGACTCGCCGTTCGAACCGTTTTCGATCTATTCGGAAGTCCTGCAGGATTCGACCTTCGATCTGATGGACGCCGGCAAAGTCACGTTCGCGTCGGGCGCGTCGATTACGCTGACGGAGAAGCGCCAGGCGCAGGTGTTCGGGGATCTCGCCCGCTACCGCGATCGTCTCGTGCTGCGTCCACAGGAAGTCAGCAACCATCCTGAAGTGATTCGCCGCCTGGGTCTGATCGCGCTGAACACCGCGCTCGAGTTCGATATCTACGGCAATGTGAATTCGACGCATGTGGGCGGCACGCACATGATGAACGGCATCGGCGGGTCGGGCGACTTCGCGCGCAATGCGTCGTGCGCGATCTTCGCGACGAAGTCGATCGCCAAAGACGGCGCGATTTCGAGCGTCGTGCCAATGGTGCCGCACGTCGACCATAACGAGCATGACGTCGATATCGTCGTGACGGAAATCGGCCTCGCGGATCTGCGCGGACTGGCGCCGCGCGAACGAGCGTCGCTGATCATTGACCGCTGCGTGCATCCGCTGTATCGCGATCTGCTGCGCGACTACTATCGCGACGCGCTGCGTTTTGGCGGCCAGACGCCGCACGTGCTGCGCGAGGCGTTCGCGTGGCACGCGCGCTTCCAGGAAACGGGATCGATGCTGCCGGAGCACACGCTCACGGCGTGA
- a CDS encoding metallophosphoesterase, protein MRRLSFFIRIIVIGILLHVYVGIRIIPELPVETAVKALCAVWLALSVLLIPVGMIARSVQRQPLGDRLAWAGLIALGLFSSLLVLTFARELFLLVVLIVHALSPHTLDPARWQTDSASAVPLLALLSTAIGFFNARRRARVVSIDVPIDDLPHELDGFTIVQISDIHVGPTIKRGYVDAIVDAVNRLEPDLIAVTGDIVDGSVEHLADHTRPLSRLSARHGAYLVTGNHEYYSGADAWIAEFQRLGLHVLLNEHVVVEHDGAQAVIAGVTDYSAGHFDPAHESDPAAALEGAPGDVLIRVLLAHQPRSAEAAADAGFTLQLSGHTHGGQFFPWNFAVRLQQPFVAGLARLDNLWVYTSRGTGYWGPPKRLGAPSEITRLRLVGSGA, encoded by the coding sequence ATGCGCCGCCTATCGTTCTTCATCCGGATCATTGTCATCGGCATTCTGCTGCATGTGTATGTCGGCATACGGATCATTCCAGAGCTGCCCGTCGAGACCGCCGTGAAAGCGTTGTGCGCTGTGTGGCTCGCGCTGTCGGTGCTGTTGATTCCCGTCGGCATGATCGCGCGCTCCGTCCAGCGGCAACCGCTCGGCGACCGGCTCGCGTGGGCGGGACTGATCGCGCTGGGACTCTTTTCGTCGTTGCTCGTGCTGACTTTCGCGCGCGAACTCTTCCTGCTCGTGGTGTTAATCGTTCATGCGCTGTCGCCGCACACGCTGGATCCCGCGCGCTGGCAAACCGACAGCGCAAGCGCCGTGCCGCTGCTCGCGCTGCTGTCGACGGCCATCGGTTTTTTCAATGCACGGCGCCGCGCGCGCGTCGTGTCGATCGATGTGCCGATCGACGATCTGCCGCATGAACTGGATGGCTTCACGATCGTGCAGATCAGCGATATCCACGTCGGGCCGACTATCAAGCGCGGTTACGTCGATGCGATCGTCGATGCCGTCAATCGTCTCGAACCGGATCTGATCGCGGTGACGGGCGATATCGTCGACGGCAGCGTCGAGCATCTCGCCGATCACACGCGTCCGCTGTCGCGCCTGAGCGCGCGGCATGGCGCGTATCTGGTGACAGGGAACCACGAATACTATTCGGGCGCCGATGCGTGGATTGCCGAGTTTCAGCGGCTCGGCCTGCATGTACTGCTCAACGAGCATGTCGTCGTCGAGCACGATGGCGCGCAGGCGGTGATCGCGGGCGTCACCGATTATTCTGCCGGCCACTTCGATCCCGCGCACGAGAGCGATCCCGCTGCCGCCCTCGAAGGTGCGCCCGGTGACGTGCTGATCCGGGTGCTCCTCGCGCATCAGCCGCGTTCGGCGGAAGCCGCCGCCGATGCGGGCTTCACGCTGCAACTGTCCGGCCACACGCATGGTGGCCAGTTCTTTCCGTGGAATTTTGCCGTGCGTCTGCAACAGCCTTTCGTGGCCGGGCTCGCGCGGCTCGATAACCTTTGGGTCTATACGAGCCGCGGAACCGGATATTGGGGACCGCCCAAGCGTCTGGGCGCGCCGTCGGAAATCACGCGTTTGCGTCTGGTCGGCAGCGGAGCCTGA
- a CDS encoding alpha-ketoglutarate-dependent dioxygenase AlkB family protein encodes MSTDLFDDVPTPDVAWFPDWLSADAAAQLLARIIAEVSWQQDSMFTPAGKVPLPRLTAWQGEPDAVYVYSGIRNVPSAWTPAVAELRAAVQAASHAPFNSVLLNRYRSGADSMGWHADREPELGREPVIASVSLGSTRRFDLQHNKTRVVQSYRLKGGSLLVMRGRTQAEWRHRVPKEPDVQSERVNLTFRFVMPR; translated from the coding sequence ATGTCCACAGATCTGTTCGACGATGTGCCCACGCCCGACGTTGCGTGGTTCCCCGACTGGCTCTCAGCCGATGCTGCCGCGCAACTGCTCGCGCGGATCATCGCGGAAGTGTCCTGGCAGCAGGATTCGATGTTCACGCCGGCGGGCAAGGTGCCGCTGCCGCGGCTCACTGCCTGGCAAGGCGAACCCGATGCCGTCTATGTGTACTCAGGCATCCGCAATGTGCCTTCGGCGTGGACGCCCGCTGTCGCGGAACTGAGGGCTGCTGTCCAGGCGGCCAGTCACGCGCCATTCAACAGCGTACTGCTTAACCGCTATCGAAGCGGCGCAGACAGCATGGGCTGGCACGCAGACCGCGAGCCCGAACTGGGCAGGGAACCCGTGATCGCGTCAGTCAGCCTCGGTTCGACGCGCCGCTTCGATTTGCAGCACAACAAGACGCGCGTCGTGCAGTCGTACCGGCTGAAGGGCGGCAGCCTGCTAGTGATGCGCGGACGTACGCAGGCCGAATGGCGGCATCGCGTGCCGAAAGAGCCCGACGTGCAGAGCGAACGCGTGAACCTCACGTTCCGTTTCGTGATGCCGCGCTGA
- the mdcH gene encoding malonate decarboxylase subunit epsilon, which yields MLAYLFPGQGAQSEGFLRHLGAHPAIRATLAEASDVLGVDVLTLDTRAALESTVAVQTGLLIAGVATQRALAEEGLFPELSAGLSVGAYAAAVSCCAIEFADALRMVRKRAELMESAYPQGYGLAAIAGLTEHEVEMLADAQAQASHDRVYVGNVNAPRQIVVAGSDAALDSFNERALAAGARKAMRLAVSVPSHCELLAAAADALIDYARSVPFRAPSSGYIGNRGGRALHTADAVRDDLATNMRYTVRWFDALTVMVEMGATVFVEAPPGQVLTDIVREQYPDTAAIAANTLPFERLPPTIQRRMESTD from the coding sequence ATGCTGGCCTATCTCTTTCCCGGCCAGGGCGCGCAATCCGAAGGCTTTTTGCGGCACCTCGGCGCGCATCCCGCCATTCGGGCCACGCTCGCCGAAGCATCCGACGTGCTCGGCGTCGACGTGCTCACGCTCGACACGCGCGCCGCGCTCGAATCGACCGTCGCTGTGCAGACGGGGCTGCTGATCGCAGGCGTGGCGACGCAGCGCGCGCTCGCCGAGGAAGGCCTGTTTCCCGAACTCAGCGCGGGCCTGTCGGTCGGCGCGTACGCGGCCGCTGTGAGCTGTTGCGCGATCGAGTTCGCCGACGCGCTGCGCATGGTGCGCAAGCGCGCTGAACTGATGGAGAGCGCGTATCCGCAAGGGTACGGCCTCGCGGCGATTGCCGGGCTGACGGAACACGAGGTCGAAATGCTCGCCGATGCACAGGCGCAGGCGTCACACGACCGCGTGTACGTCGGCAATGTGAATGCGCCACGCCAGATCGTCGTCGCAGGCTCGGATGCCGCGCTCGATAGCTTTAACGAACGCGCACTCGCAGCCGGCGCGCGCAAGGCGATGCGGCTCGCCGTGAGCGTGCCGTCGCATTGCGAACTGCTCGCCGCAGCCGCCGACGCGTTGATCGACTACGCGCGCAGCGTGCCGTTTCGCGCGCCGTCGAGCGGCTACATCGGCAATCGCGGGGGCCGCGCGCTTCATACGGCCGACGCCGTCCGCGACGATCTCGCCACCAACATGCGCTACACGGTCCGCTGGTTCGACGCGCTGACCGTAATGGTCGAAATGGGCGCAACCGTGTTCGTGGAAGCGCCACCCGGCCAGGTGCTGACGGACATCGTTCGCGAGCAGTATCCCGACACGGCCGCGATCGCAGCGAATACGCTGCCGTTCGAGCGGCTCCCGCCGACCATTCAGCGACGCATGGAATCGACTGACTGA
- a CDS encoding malonate decarboxylase holo-ACP synthase, with protein MRVCAAAPFPAADALAVSDPRWRAHDILRVRKLEPFDAEPAWVRDAFARAPFVVVRRAQAAAGFVAVGVRGAARNERYGTWTRSDDIEAAFTPEALSSASALAADRAALPALPAFVALDALRRDTSCFASFAWGPSGSVGFELATGVPTVTSTSDLDLLIRMPNHLTHDEAARIQAALDGHAAQAGVRIDAQLETPAGGVALSEYASRKAAVMARHASGPQFVADPWARAPVQPGP; from the coding sequence ATGCGGGTTTGCGCCGCTGCGCCGTTCCCGGCCGCCGATGCGCTCGCCGTCAGCGATCCGCGCTGGCGGGCGCACGACATTTTGCGAGTCCGCAAGCTCGAACCGTTCGACGCCGAACCGGCGTGGGTCCGAGACGCGTTCGCGCGCGCGCCGTTCGTCGTCGTGCGACGGGCGCAGGCTGCCGCCGGCTTCGTCGCAGTCGGCGTGCGCGGTGCGGCGCGCAACGAGCGGTACGGGACGTGGACGCGAAGCGACGATATCGAGGCCGCTTTCACGCCCGAAGCGTTGTCGTCTGCTTCTGCGCTGGCGGCCGATCGTGCCGCCTTACCTGCCTTACCCGCCTTCGTCGCGCTGGACGCGCTGCGTCGCGATACTTCATGCTTCGCTTCATTCGCCTGGGGCCCGTCTGGAAGCGTCGGCTTCGAACTCGCAACAGGTGTGCCGACCGTGACGTCAACCAGCGATCTCGATCTGTTGATACGGATGCCCAATCATCTGACTCACGATGAAGCCGCTCGGATCCAGGCTGCACTGGACGGGCACGCTGCGCAAGCAGGCGTGCGCATCGACGCGCAACTCGAAACGCCGGCGGGCGGTGTGGCGCTCTCCGAATACGCATCCCGCAAGGCAGCCGTGATGGCGCGGCATGCGAGCGGCCCGCAGTTCGTCGCCGATCCCTGGGCGCGCGCTCCTGTGCAACCGGGTCCGTGA
- the mdcE gene encoding biotin-independent malonate decarboxylase subunit gamma, whose product MSGTADTRGMRWFRALAGTASSDAPVWSGEASLGGETASFIAVVPDPDNRFPRARDNVVGLEQGWKLAQAVRDAVARDASSERKRPIVAIVDVKSQAYGYREETLGIHLACAAAVDAYASARDARHPVIALIVGPAMSGAFLAHGYQANRIVALDAPGTMVHAMGKEAAARVTRRTVDELDKLGETITPMSYTLASFAKLGLLDALIEGIDADAPTDAQLDQVRGVLAEAVRGARSDTTRGLSRRLESEWAKTTRAASIEVRRRLAEQWDAA is encoded by the coding sequence ATGAGCGGCACGGCAGACACGCGCGGCATGCGCTGGTTCAGAGCGCTCGCAGGTACGGCGTCGAGCGACGCGCCCGTCTGGTCGGGCGAGGCATCGCTCGGTGGCGAGACGGCGAGCTTTATCGCCGTCGTTCCGGACCCGGACAACCGCTTTCCGCGCGCACGCGACAATGTCGTCGGACTCGAACAGGGCTGGAAGCTCGCGCAAGCCGTTCGCGACGCGGTGGCGCGCGATGCGTCGTCGGAGCGCAAGCGCCCCATCGTCGCGATCGTCGACGTGAAAAGCCAGGCGTATGGCTATCGCGAAGAGACGCTCGGCATTCATCTGGCCTGCGCCGCCGCCGTCGATGCCTACGCGAGCGCACGCGATGCCCGTCATCCCGTGATCGCGCTGATCGTCGGCCCGGCGATGTCAGGCGCGTTTCTCGCGCACGGCTATCAGGCGAACCGGATCGTCGCGCTCGACGCACCCGGCACGATGGTGCACGCAATGGGCAAAGAAGCCGCCGCGCGCGTCACGCGCCGTACGGTCGACGAACTCGACAAGCTTGGCGAAACAATCACGCCGATGTCGTACACGCTGGCGTCGTTCGCGAAGCTCGGCTTGCTTGACGCGTTGATCGAAGGCATCGACGCGGACGCGCCGACGGACGCGCAGCTCGATCAGGTGCGCGGCGTGCTCGCCGAAGCCGTGCGCGGCGCGCGCTCGGATACGACGCGCGGACTGTCACGGCGGCTCGAATCGGAGTGGGCGAAAACGACGCGCGCCGCGTCGATCGAAGTGCGGCGGCGGCTCGCCGAACAGTGGGACGCCGCATGA
- a CDS encoding biotin-independent malonate decarboxylase subunit beta, which yields MSTATTFNAPLKPALRDSFIELTARERARALLDEGSFRELLGPFDRIESPWLPLQGIVCQADDGAVIARGTIDGQPAVIAAIESAFQGGSIGEVSGSKIAAALELALRDCERGKIVRPVVLFETGGVRLQEANLGLAVIAEMQAAIVALRRHVPVVGVIAGMVGCFGGMSLAAGLCSYLIATKQGRLGMNGPEVIEQEAGIDELDASDRRRVWQMIGGEQRVATGLADALVADDAHAVRDALRDAFARGVPAAHRTQQVATYLERLQRIDPANLTPETMRAVFNANAAAAPRKEQS from the coding sequence ATGAGCACGGCAACGACTTTCAACGCGCCATTGAAGCCTGCGCTGCGCGACAGCTTCATCGAACTGACTGCGCGCGAGCGCGCCCGCGCGCTCCTCGACGAAGGCTCGTTCCGCGAACTGCTGGGCCCGTTCGATCGCATCGAATCGCCGTGGCTGCCATTGCAGGGCATCGTCTGCCAGGCCGACGATGGCGCGGTGATCGCGCGCGGGACGATCGACGGGCAGCCGGCCGTGATCGCCGCGATCGAATCGGCGTTCCAGGGCGGCAGCATCGGCGAGGTGTCGGGCAGCAAAATCGCGGCGGCGCTCGAACTCGCGCTGCGTGACTGCGAGCGCGGCAAGATCGTGAGGCCCGTCGTGCTGTTCGAAACGGGCGGCGTGCGTCTGCAGGAAGCGAATCTCGGGCTGGCCGTGATCGCCGAAATGCAGGCAGCCATCGTCGCGTTGCGGCGTCATGTGCCCGTGGTCGGCGTGATCGCGGGGATGGTCGGATGCTTCGGCGGGATGTCGCTTGCGGCCGGGCTGTGCTCGTATCTGATCGCGACGAAACAGGGACGGCTCGGCATGAACGGCCCCGAAGTGATCGAGCAGGAAGCGGGCATCGACGAACTCGATGCGAGCGACCGGCGCCGTGTGTGGCAGATGATCGGCGGCGAACAGCGCGTGGCGACGGGACTCGCCGATGCGCTCGTCGCCGACGACGCGCACGCCGTGCGCGATGCGCTGCGCGACGCGTTCGCGCGCGGCGTGCCGGCCGCGCACCGCACGCAACAGGTGGCCACGTATCTGGAGCGGCTTCAGCGTATCGATCCCGCCAACCTCACGCCGGAAACGATGCGCGCCGTGTTCAACGCAAACGCAGCGGCTGCGCCGCGCAAGGAGCAATCATGA
- a CDS encoding malonate decarboxylase subunit delta, with translation MEQMTFDYPAQRAITARAHVGVVGSGDLEVLLAPAGAMKATVTVRTSVDGYGHIWKSVLDRFFTRYDGAAQIEINDFGATPGVVALRLAEAVEAADQGAGA, from the coding sequence ATGGAACAGATGACATTCGACTATCCGGCGCAACGCGCGATCACGGCGCGCGCGCATGTAGGCGTCGTCGGATCCGGCGACCTTGAGGTGCTGCTGGCGCCCGCCGGCGCGATGAAGGCGACCGTGACCGTGCGCACCAGCGTCGATGGCTACGGGCACATCTGGAAGAGCGTGCTGGACCGCTTTTTCACGCGCTACGACGGCGCGGCGCAGATCGAGATCAACGACTTCGGCGCGACGCCCGGCGTCGTGGCACTGCGGCTCGCAGAGGCCGTCGAAGCGGCAGACCAGGGAGCAGGCGCATGA